The sequence below is a genomic window from Aureispira sp. CCB-E.
TATTTTTTAAGTAATAACTTCGTTTTCAGCTCAAACAAGCCTACAAAAGGGCTTCATTCTATTTTAATAATACTCCGTTGATTACCTGCGGTGCTACTTCGTGGTAGCTCCCTGCGGTCGTGAGATCGCTATCGCTTAGTTTTTTAGTTTTCCTACGAACCCGTAGGCTCACGAAGTAAAAACGTAAAAAAGCATCTTGCATTAGTTTGATTACCACTTTTAGCATAAAGGTTAACAAAGAACATCTTACTGATAATCAAACTAATACAATTTTTCAACGGAGTAATGTTTTAAATAAGGTTATAATTTATATTATATTTATCTTCAAAGGTCTGTAAAACATGCCACAAATGTTCATCTAAATATTTTTTGGTATTATCGTAAATATATATTGGTATTGCTTGATAATAAGCCAATGCAATTCCTCCCGATATTGCGGCCATCGTATCGGTATCTCCTCCTAACGAAATGGCAAGACGAATAGCATCCTCTACATTATCAGATGCTAAAAAACAACAAATAGATTGAGGTACTGATCCTTGACAAGTGACATCAAATGTATAACTAGTTCGTATGGTTTCAATATCTTGCTCCAAATTATACATCATTTTTTCTTGAATTCGCTGCTTAATAACTTCTTTAGAAGCTCCGTTTCTAGCTAAAAATATAGCTAATGCAACTGCTTGTGCTCCTTTTATTCCCTCTGAATGATTGTGCGTAGGTAAGGCCGTTTTTTGGGCTTCTTCCAAGACCTTTTGTTCTGTATCAAAAGCCCACCCAATCGCCCCTACTCTCATAGCCGATCCATTTCCAAAACTCCCATAAGGAACACATTTTTCAAAAGGCGTTTGCAACCATTTTTTAAAATTTCCACCATATCCTACTCCCCAATATTGGTTTCCATAATCATGCAAACACCTTCCATAGTTTTGCCCCTTCAATAAAGCATCCGCAATTGCTAATGACATTGTTGTATCATCTGTAAAGCGACTCTTAGGCTGAAAAAGTTCAAAATTCTTATAAGGCTTTTCTTTTGTCCATGTTCCTTTGTAAAAAGGGTATTCGTAAACCGAACCTATGATATCACCAGCTATTATACCAATCATCCTACTTCATTTTATTATTAAACAAAGTCCTTTAACAGGAGTGTTTCTTAAAAAGTTCCCTATTTTTAATTACTTTCACTTGATGTATTTCTTTAACTATTTTCTTATGAGTAGTTTATTTCAAGTAAATAAACTAAATAATTACAAAACCAAATAAGATAACTTTTTTGAGAACATTATTATAACTACATCGTATAAATGCTAAGAAACATTTAATCAACCATACTACTATTTATGCTCAACAATATTGATTTAACCAATGTCCTTGTTTTGGACATAGAAACTGTATCTGGACACAAAAGTTATGCTGATTTAAATCCTACCATGCAAAAACTATGGGATATCAAATCAACACAAATACAGGCACGAAAACCAGAAGAAGAACGTTTAGAACCAGCAGAGTCTTACACAGAATTTGCGGGGATTTATGCAGAGTTTGGAAAGATTGTTTGTATATCTGTTGGCGTTTTTCGCCCCGATGCACAAGGCGCTTTGAACTTTCATCTAAAATCGTACTACGATCACGATGAAAAGAAATTACTAGAGGAATTTTCAGAGTTATTAACCAAGCATTACAACAATCCACGAAAACATTTTATTTGTGGGCATAATATCAAAGAATTCGATGTTCCTTATACCTGCCGAAGAATGGTTATACAAGGCTTAGAATTTCCCGAAATGCTAAACTTACCAGGCAAAAAACCATGGGAGTTGACGCATCTACTCGATACCATGACTGTTTGGAAGTTTGGAGACTTTAAGAGCTATACGGCATTAAAATTGCTGTGTGGTGTCTTTAACATTCCTACACCAAAGGATGATATTGATGGTAGTGAAGTTGGCAAAACCTATTGGGAAACCAACGATTTAGATCGTATTGAGGTATATTGCAAAAAAGATGTTTTGGCTACTGCTCGCCTACTCATGGCTTACAAAGGGATGCCCTTGATTGAAGATGACAAAGTGCATAATTTATAAGAGTAAGGGGTTTAAAGTGGCACCAACACTCATTTTAAACTCCTTAAAAACGATAACTAAGAAACTTTTTGAACGAAATTGTTTCCTAAAAAGATGTAACATTAATCATTTCCTTGAAAACTAAAATTATAAATGATTAACTACTAAGCAAATAACCATTGTTATTTCTTGTCAGGGGTTGAAGCTTTGGCAAAATTTAGTCCAGAACAAATTTTTGGAGGAAAGGATTCTATCATTACAGGTCCTTTTGATACAGGGGATAAGCTTCATTATATTGTAAAATTATATGTACCAGACGAGCGTTCAGAAACAGGAAACAAAAGAATACCTATCAAAGTAAAACCTACATTTGTCCGAAAAAAAGTAGTAAAAAAGAAAGCACAAAGTACAGGAGTTGATGACAAAGATATAAAGGATGAAACATACTTTGCAAAAGCAGGAACAGCAACAGAAGAGATTTGGGTACAGTTGCTAGAGAAAGCTTTAGCTCAGTTGGAAGGCTCTTTTGCTGAACTTGATTCAGAGGATGAAAATCTAAACTTAGCTAAACAAGAAGACGCTTTTCAACTATTAACAGGAAAAAAGATTTCTTCTTTTGATTTGCCTTCGGAATTAAATGCAGCCTTAGCAACACTCTTTCAAGTATACAATAATGGGAATAATAAATTACCAAAGGCTCGTTTTGTGACGAGGAAAGATTTTGGAAACAATGAGGAGCTTGCCGTTTCTGAATCGGGCGAAAAAAGTATCCATCTTAAAAAAAGAGGTTATTTATATGCCAATCACGAGTATTCTTTAGGAGGCATAGAAAATATTGAGCAATTAGGAAAAGAGTCTTTTGAACTGCAAAACCCACACAGCTCAGATTATCAAGGTGGTGAGAAAATTGTAGTAACAAGAGCAGAACTTCAACAGTATTTTAAAAAGATTATCATTGGCTAATTCATGAAAACTATCCTCTATCTATTTTGTTTCTTTATTCCAATTCTTTCTACTGCCCAAAAAGTTAGATTAAGTGGCGAGGAGTGGCTAAGTTTTCCTGATTCCATCTGTGAATTAACCAATACCAAAATTTTAGTTTTGGTAGATACTAAAGTTGATGTTTTACCTTCATGCATTGGAGAAATGACCAGCTTGAAGCATCTCCTCTTATCTGCCAACAAACTAAGAAGATTGCCTTCTTCTATTAAAAACCTAAAGGAGTTAGAATGGTTATACGTTGATGAAAATAACTTATTTACATTACCTACTAGTATTGGAGAATTGAGTCAGTTGACAAGATTGGATTTGTCTGATAATGGTCTTTGTAAATTACCTAAAACGATAGGAAAGTTAAAAAACCTGAAAGAGTTGAATTTGGCTTTTAATTATTTAGATGTTTTACCATCAAGTATAGGAGACTTGACTTCATTGGAAAAGCTAAATTTAACAAGAATTGGTCTGGATTCACTTCCTGAATCTATAGGGAATTTAAGTGCTTTAAAGGAGCTTAAATTAAGTTATTTTAATTATTTCAAATCCCTACCAAACTCGATTGGAAAGCTCAGATCTTTGGAATACCTAGATTTAAGCATGAACAGATTAGAAAGTCTTCCTGGGTCCATTGGGAACTTGTCCAAATTAAAGTTTTTAGATTTAGGACACAATGATCTTAAGTCGATTCCTACATCTATTAATAAATTGATTGAATTAGAACACTTAAATTTAAAATTTAATGATTATAATTCCTTGCCAGAGGGACTTGGGAACTTAAAAAAACTTCGCTATTTAAATTTAAATGTATCTCCCCCATACGCTTTACCCAAGCCCCCTCTTTGGGTTTTTGAATTGAAAAAACTAGAAGAGTTGTATCTGATTAATCAAAAGAGTAGCCGCAAGTGCTTTATGGATAGCTTAGTAGCGTTGAAAGCACTTCGTGTTTTAGATTTAGGAAGAGGAGGGCATAGAAAATTTCCTTCCTTAGATGTACTTCAAGAATTGAAACATTTAGAAGAACTTTATTTGGAGGGAAATAAAATAAGGAAACTTCCAAAATCAATTCAACAGTTAACGGCACTTAAGAAATTGAATATAGAAAATACCAAAATCTCAAGATTTCCCAAAGATTTAAGTGGGTGGCAGCAGTTACAGGAGTTGTATATTTCTAAACAGCACAACTTTCCAGAGAAGGAGTTAAAGCGTTTCCAAGAACAAATGCCCAACTGTCAATTGATTTTTGTTAACTAAAAATGATTTTTTACAATTCACCACTCCTTAAAAAACAGTATCACTATCAACAGAATAGACTGTTGGCAGCTAAAGCTAAATTATGCATTTCACCTCTATTGGGGCTTTAATCTAGTTTTTCATTCCTTTGAACTTTCTCATAAAATATTGTAATTTTGACATTCATAATCTATCAAAAATTGTTATTCATTACGTTCGTGAGAGCACAAGTTTAGC
It includes:
- a CDS encoding ribonuclease H-like domain-containing protein, with amino-acid sequence MLNNIDLTNVLVLDIETVSGHKSYADLNPTMQKLWDIKSTQIQARKPEEERLEPAESYTEFAGIYAEFGKIVCISVGVFRPDAQGALNFHLKSYYDHDEKKLLEEFSELLTKHYNNPRKHFICGHNIKEFDVPYTCRRMVIQGLEFPEMLNLPGKKPWELTHLLDTMTVWKFGDFKSYTALKLLCGVFNIPTPKDDIDGSEVGKTYWETNDLDRIEVYCKKDVLATARLLMAYKGMPLIEDDKVHNL
- a CDS encoding leucine-rich repeat domain-containing protein; protein product: MKTILYLFCFFIPILSTAQKVRLSGEEWLSFPDSICELTNTKILVLVDTKVDVLPSCIGEMTSLKHLLLSANKLRRLPSSIKNLKELEWLYVDENNLFTLPTSIGELSQLTRLDLSDNGLCKLPKTIGKLKNLKELNLAFNYLDVLPSSIGDLTSLEKLNLTRIGLDSLPESIGNLSALKELKLSYFNYFKSLPNSIGKLRSLEYLDLSMNRLESLPGSIGNLSKLKFLDLGHNDLKSIPTSINKLIELEHLNLKFNDYNSLPEGLGNLKKLRYLNLNVSPPYALPKPPLWVFELKKLEELYLINQKSSRKCFMDSLVALKALRVLDLGRGGHRKFPSLDVLQELKHLEELYLEGNKIRKLPKSIQQLTALKKLNIENTKISRFPKDLSGWQQLQELYISKQHNFPEKELKRFQEQMPNCQLIFVN
- a CDS encoding ADP-ribosylglycohydrolase family protein, with product MIGIIAGDIIGSVYEYPFYKGTWTKEKPYKNFELFQPKSRFTDDTTMSLAIADALLKGQNYGRCLHDYGNQYWGVGYGGNFKKWLQTPFEKCVPYGSFGNGSAMRVGAIGWAFDTEQKVLEEAQKTALPTHNHSEGIKGAQAVALAIFLARNGASKEVIKQRIQEKMMYNLEQDIETIRTSYTFDVTCQGSVPQSICCFLASDNVEDAIRLAISLGGDTDTMAAISGGIALAYYQAIPIYIYDNTKKYLDEHLWHVLQTFEDKYNINYNLI
- a CDS encoding C2 family cysteine protease yields the protein MSGVEALAKFSPEQIFGGKDSIITGPFDTGDKLHYIVKLYVPDERSETGNKRIPIKVKPTFVRKKVVKKKAQSTGVDDKDIKDETYFAKAGTATEEIWVQLLEKALAQLEGSFAELDSEDENLNLAKQEDAFQLLTGKKISSFDLPSELNAALATLFQVYNNGNNKLPKARFVTRKDFGNNEELAVSESGEKSIHLKKRGYLYANHEYSLGGIENIEQLGKESFELQNPHSSDYQGGEKIVVTRAELQQYFKKIIIG